The stretch of DNA CGATTCTGGCGGCCATCATCTCGGTGCTGATCGCCTTCCCGGCCGGCATCATCTCGGCGCTGCGCCCGAACTCCCTGGCGGACGCCGGCGCGACGCTCGCCGCGCTGGGCGGCGTGGCGGTGCCGCACTTCTTCCTGGGCATCCTGCTGATCTACGCCTTCGCGGTCTGGCTGCGGGTGCTGCCGCCCTCGGGGTACGTCGCCCCCTGGGAGAACCTGGGCGACAACCTCCGGCTGATGCTGTTGCCGGCGTTCACCGTGGGCACCGGCCTCGCCGCGATCCTGATGCGGCAGATCCGCTCGGCGCTGATCGAGGTGCTCAACCAGGAGTACATCATGACGGCGCGCTCCAAGGGCCTCGGTGAGCGCGCCGTGGTCATCGGGCACGCCCTCAAGAACGCCTCGATCCCGGTCATCACGATCATGGGGCAGCAGGTCGGCACGCTGATCGGCGGGGCCGTCGTCACCGAAACGATCTTCTCGATCCCGGGCATGGGCCGCCTGATCGTCGAGTCGATCTCCTTCCGAGACTTTCCGGTCGTGCAGGCGGCGGTGCTCTTGCTGGCCCTCTCGGTGCTGATGGCGAACCTCGCCACTGACATCATGTACGGGTTCCTCGACCCGAGAATTCGGCACGACTGATGATTGGACAGGCTCCCACCGTTGAGGCTGCGCCGTCGCCGGTGTTGCCCATGCCGGCCGCTGCGCCCCGCCGACGCCTGATCCAGTGGCGTCGCCTCTCGCCCCG from Chloroflexota bacterium encodes:
- a CDS encoding ABC transporter permease produces the protein MSRFIARRFVSMVPLLLLVSVMAFSLVLLLPGDPALAILGEERANADNKSAYYALRAEMGLDDPIPLQYLNWVGRALRGDLGMSIRNKTPIAETLGSRILPTAELAILAAIISVLIAFPAGIISALRPNSLADAGATLAALGGVAVPHFFLGILLIYAFAVWLRVLPPSGYVAPWENLGDNLRLMLLPAFTVGTGLAAILMRQIRSALIEVLNQEYIMTARSKGLGERAVVIGHALKNASIPVITIMGQQVGTLIGGAVVTETIFSIPGMGRLIVESISFRDFPVVQAAVLLLALSVLMANLATDIMYGFLDPRIRHD